From a region of the Streptacidiphilus albus JL83 genome:
- a CDS encoding 4-(cytidine 5'-diphospho)-2-C-methyl-D-erythritol kinase: protein MSSQSVTVRVPAKVNVQLAVGGRRPDGFHGLASVFFAVGLYDRVTVAPAERLSVGVTGTDAAHVPADGSNLAAKAVRLLAAHHGIDSSVRLDIAKDIPVAGGMAGGSADAAAALVACDALWSTRTSPEALGRIAAELGSDVPFALLGGVALGEGRGELLTPVPVGGTFHWVFAVADGGLSTPAVYGECDRLRGLTTGAAEHQVPAPVADPALLAALRDGDAAALGAALSNDLQPAALSLRPALAATLRAGSEAGAIGSLVSGSGPTCAFLAKDPQSAQTVADALTASGTCREVRSAEGPVGGAAVV from the coding sequence GTGTCGTCGCAGTCTGTCACCGTACGGGTCCCGGCCAAGGTCAACGTCCAACTGGCCGTCGGTGGACGGCGGCCCGACGGATTCCACGGGCTCGCCTCGGTCTTCTTCGCGGTCGGGCTCTACGACCGGGTCACCGTCGCACCCGCCGAGCGGCTGTCGGTCGGCGTCACCGGGACCGACGCCGCCCACGTCCCCGCCGACGGCAGCAACCTCGCCGCCAAGGCCGTCCGGCTGCTCGCGGCGCACCACGGCATCGACTCCTCGGTCCGGCTGGACATCGCCAAGGACATCCCGGTCGCCGGCGGGATGGCCGGCGGCAGCGCCGACGCCGCCGCTGCCCTCGTGGCCTGCGACGCCCTCTGGTCCACCCGGACCAGCCCCGAGGCGCTCGGCCGAATCGCCGCCGAACTCGGCAGCGACGTGCCCTTCGCGCTGCTCGGCGGTGTGGCCCTGGGGGAGGGGCGTGGCGAACTGCTCACCCCCGTGCCCGTCGGCGGCACCTTCCACTGGGTGTTCGCGGTCGCCGACGGTGGACTGTCGACCCCTGCCGTCTACGGCGAGTGCGACCGACTGCGCGGACTCACCACCGGCGCGGCCGAGCACCAGGTCCCCGCCCCGGTCGCCGACCCGGCGCTGCTGGCGGCGCTCCGCGACGGCGACGCGGCGGCCCTCGGCGCCGCGCTCAGCAACGACCTCCAGCCGGCGGCGCTCTCGCTGCGCCCCGCGCTCGCCGCGACGCTGCGTGCGGGCAGTGAGGCGGGCGCCATAGGGTCGCTGGTCTCCGGCTCCGGACCGACCTGCGCCTTCCTGGCCAAGGACCCGCAGTCGGCGCAGACCGTCGCCGACGCCCTGACCGCCTCCGGCACCTGCCGGGAGGTCCGCAGCGCCGAGGGCCCGGTGGGCGGCGCCGCCGTCGTCTGA
- the rsmA gene encoding 16S rRNA (adenine(1518)-N(6)/adenine(1519)-N(6))-dimethyltransferase RsmA has protein sequence MSTSTDDTPSDNLPSTDGPLLGAADIRSIAEALGVRPTKQRGQNFVIDGNTVRRIVRAADVTAADVVVEVGPGLGSLTLGLLEVADRVTAIEIDPLLAQHLPTTVAARMPARADRFALVLGDAMEVTELPGPPPTALVANLPYNVAVPVLLHMLEHFPTIERTLVMVQSEVADRLAAGPGNKVYGVPSVKANWYAEVKRAGAIGRNVFWPAPNVDSGLVSLVRRDPPETTATRQEVFAVVDAAFAQRRKTLRAALAGWAGSPAAAEEALTTAGIDYRLRGETLTVEQFARIAEAKPTAGTAAQPAAE, from the coding sequence GTGAGCACCAGCACTGACGACACCCCGAGCGACAACCTGCCCTCCACGGACGGACCGCTCCTCGGGGCTGCCGACATCCGCAGCATCGCGGAGGCCCTCGGCGTTCGTCCGACCAAGCAGCGCGGGCAGAACTTCGTCATCGACGGCAACACCGTCCGCCGTATCGTCCGCGCCGCCGACGTCACCGCAGCGGATGTCGTGGTCGAGGTCGGCCCCGGTCTGGGCTCGCTCACGCTGGGTCTGCTGGAGGTCGCCGACCGGGTCACCGCGATCGAGATCGACCCGCTGCTCGCCCAGCACCTGCCGACCACCGTCGCCGCCCGGATGCCCGCCCGCGCGGACCGCTTCGCCCTGGTCCTCGGCGACGCCATGGAGGTCACCGAGCTCCCCGGCCCGCCGCCCACCGCGCTGGTCGCCAACCTGCCCTACAACGTCGCCGTACCGGTGCTGCTGCACATGCTGGAGCACTTCCCGACGATCGAGCGCACGCTCGTCATGGTGCAGTCCGAGGTCGCCGACCGGCTCGCCGCCGGACCCGGCAACAAGGTCTACGGAGTGCCCTCGGTCAAGGCCAACTGGTACGCCGAGGTGAAGCGCGCGGGCGCGATCGGCCGCAACGTCTTCTGGCCCGCGCCCAACGTCGACTCCGGCCTGGTGTCGCTGGTCCGCCGTGACCCGCCGGAGACCACGGCCACCCGGCAGGAGGTCTTCGCCGTCGTCGACGCCGCCTTCGCGCAGCGCCGCAAGACCCTCCGCGCCGCGCTGGCCGGCTGGGCTGGCTCCCCGGCCGCCGCCGAGGAGGCGCTGACCACGGCCGGCATCGACTACCGGCTGCGTGGCGAGACCCTGACGGTCGAACAGTTCGCGCGCATCGCCGAGGCGAAGCCCACCGCAGGGACCGCTGCGCAGCCTGCGGCAGAATAA
- the metG gene encoding methionine--tRNA ligase, with translation MAANSDSTGANARSSYYVTTPIYYVNDRPHLGHAYTTVAGDVLTRWHRQRGEKVWYLTGTDEHGQKIMRTAEAHGVSPQQWADQLVEEAWKPLWEHLEIANDDFIRTTEDRHTARVQEFVQDLYDKGEIYQGGYEGPYCVGCEEYKTPADLIDGEGEYAGQKLCPIHKKPVEMLKEENYFFKLSAYAPRLLELYASDPGFIQPESARNEVVRFVEQGLQDLSISRSTFDWGVQIPWDPKHVIYVWVDALLNYATAVGYGSDPAKFEQTFPADVHLVGKDILRFHAVIWPAMLMANGLPLPKKIAANGWLMVGGEKMSKSNLTGISPQQLTDHFGVDAYRYYFLRAIPFGTDGSFSWEDFSARYTSELANDFGNLASRVAAMVGKYFDGVLPAATAAGPAEKELADGLAKAVAEADDRIGEKLDFAGGIAAIFDFVKQVNGYLTTQEPWKVAKDTSEAGQARLATILYAAAESLRGIAVLLNPVMPRVSGLLWESLGAEPVLGALADQQVTEAARWGLLPAGVTVTKGDILFPRLEEKKQDV, from the coding sequence ATGGCGGCCAATTCAGACAGCACCGGGGCGAATGCACGTAGCAGCTACTACGTCACGACGCCGATCTACTACGTGAATGATCGTCCCCACCTCGGCCACGCCTACACGACCGTTGCTGGGGACGTGCTCACCCGCTGGCACCGCCAGCGCGGCGAGAAGGTGTGGTACCTCACAGGCACGGACGAGCACGGTCAGAAGATCATGCGCACCGCGGAGGCCCACGGGGTCAGTCCGCAGCAGTGGGCCGACCAGTTGGTCGAGGAGGCGTGGAAGCCCCTCTGGGAACACCTGGAAATCGCCAACGACGACTTCATCCGCACCACCGAGGACCGGCACACGGCCCGGGTCCAGGAGTTCGTGCAGGATCTGTACGACAAGGGCGAGATCTACCAGGGCGGTTACGAGGGCCCGTACTGCGTCGGCTGCGAGGAGTACAAGACCCCCGCCGACCTGATCGACGGCGAGGGCGAGTACGCCGGGCAGAAGCTCTGCCCCATCCACAAGAAGCCCGTGGAGATGCTGAAGGAGGAGAACTACTTCTTCAAGCTCTCCGCCTACGCCCCGCGACTGCTGGAGCTCTACGCCTCCGACCCCGGCTTCATCCAGCCCGAGTCGGCCCGCAACGAGGTCGTCCGCTTCGTCGAGCAGGGCCTGCAGGACCTGTCGATCTCGCGCTCGACCTTCGACTGGGGCGTGCAGATCCCCTGGGACCCGAAGCACGTCATCTACGTCTGGGTCGACGCACTGCTCAACTACGCCACCGCCGTCGGCTACGGGTCCGACCCGGCCAAGTTCGAGCAGACCTTCCCGGCCGACGTCCACCTGGTCGGCAAGGACATCCTCCGGTTCCACGCGGTCATCTGGCCGGCCATGCTGATGGCGAACGGGCTGCCGCTGCCGAAGAAGATCGCCGCCAACGGCTGGCTGATGGTCGGCGGCGAGAAGATGAGCAAGTCCAACCTGACCGGCATCTCGCCGCAGCAGCTCACCGACCACTTCGGCGTGGACGCGTACCGCTACTACTTCCTGCGCGCGATCCCCTTCGGCACGGACGGCTCCTTCTCCTGGGAGGACTTCTCCGCCCGCTACACCTCGGAGCTGGCCAACGACTTCGGCAACCTCGCCTCGCGCGTGGCCGCCATGGTCGGCAAGTACTTCGACGGCGTGCTCCCGGCCGCCACCGCCGCCGGACCCGCCGAGAAGGAGCTTGCGGACGGCCTGGCCAAGGCGGTCGCCGAGGCCGACGACCGGATCGGCGAGAAGCTCGACTTCGCCGGCGGGATCGCCGCGATCTTCGACTTCGTCAAGCAGGTCAACGGCTACCTCACCACCCAGGAGCCGTGGAAGGTCGCCAAGGACACCTCAGAGGCGGGCCAGGCCCGCCTGGCGACCATCCTCTACGCGGCGGCAGAGTCGCTGCGCGGCATCGCCGTGCTGCTCAACCCGGTCATGCCCCGGGTCTCCGGTCTGCTCTGGGAGTCCCTGGGCGCGGAGCCGGTCCTCGGCGCCCTCGCCGACCAGCAGGTCACCGAGGCGGCCCGCTGGGGGCTGCTGCCCGCCGGGGTGACCGTCACCAAGGGCGACATCCTCTTCCCCCGGCTGGAAGAGAAGAAGCAGGACGTCTGA
- a CDS encoding TatD family hydrolase, with amino-acid sequence MAQSKKSQADRSVAPPLPEPLRVAVADSHTHLDMQDGTPEAGLAKAASVGVTTVVQVGCDLPGSRWAADLAARHGNVHATVSLHPNEAPRIVLGDPDGWSGQKRAPGGLSALDEALAEIDALAALPQVRGVGETGLDYFRTGPEGVEIQQESFRRHIALAKKHGKALVIHDRDAHEDVLRILREEGAPERTVFHCYSGDAEMAKVCAEAGYYLSFAGPVTFPANQHLREALAVAPLDRVLIETDAPFLTPAPYRGRPNAPYLIPVTLRAMAAVRGLDEDAMATALAANTARAFDYPLPAQD; translated from the coding sequence ATGGCCCAGTCCAAGAAATCCCAGGCCGACCGCAGTGTCGCCCCGCCGCTGCCGGAGCCGCTGCGGGTCGCCGTGGCCGACTCCCACACCCATCTCGACATGCAGGACGGCACCCCCGAGGCGGGCCTGGCCAAGGCCGCGTCCGTCGGCGTGACCACGGTCGTCCAGGTCGGCTGCGACCTCCCCGGCTCGCGCTGGGCCGCCGACCTCGCGGCCCGGCACGGGAACGTCCACGCCACGGTGTCGCTGCACCCCAACGAGGCACCCCGGATCGTGCTCGGCGACCCGGACGGCTGGAGCGGGCAGAAGCGTGCCCCCGGCGGCCTCTCCGCGCTCGACGAGGCCCTGGCCGAGATCGACGCCCTCGCAGCCCTGCCGCAGGTCAGGGGCGTCGGCGAGACCGGGCTCGACTACTTCAGGACCGGCCCGGAGGGCGTGGAGATCCAGCAGGAGTCCTTCCGCCGGCATATCGCGCTCGCCAAGAAGCACGGCAAGGCCCTGGTCATCCACGACCGCGACGCGCACGAGGACGTGCTGCGGATCCTCCGCGAGGAGGGCGCGCCGGAGCGCACCGTCTTCCACTGCTACTCCGGCGACGCGGAGATGGCGAAGGTCTGCGCCGAGGCGGGCTACTACCTGTCCTTCGCCGGACCGGTCACCTTCCCGGCCAACCAGCACCTGCGGGAGGCCCTCGCGGTCGCGCCGTTGGACCGGGTCCTGATCGAGACCGACGCCCCCTTCCTCACCCCGGCCCCGTACCGGGGACGCCCCAACGCCCCCTATCTGATCCCGGTGACGCTGCGGGCGATGGCGGCCGTCCGGGGCCTGGACGAGGACGCGATGGCCACCGCCCTCGCCGCGAACACGGCCCGCGCCTTCGACTACCCGCTCCCGGCGCAGGACTGA